The Amycolatopsis sp. DG1A-15b genome window below encodes:
- a CDS encoding pyridoxamine 5'-phosphate oxidase family protein, with protein MTARLPTAERMTGEGTVPDWAAVRDGLTQAKSFWLATVRPDGLPHLRPLLCAWLDDALHVCSNPSARKAKNVDGGSAAAIGTSCPRFDVVVEGPAERVTDVAALRRIADAFRDKYSWPVVERDGALDAEYAAPTAGAPPFAAYTVTPVTAFVFPTAEGHAPTRWRFG; from the coding sequence ATGACCGCCCGGCTGCCCACTGCCGAACGGATGACCGGCGAAGGCACGGTGCCGGACTGGGCCGCTGTCCGTGACGGCTTGACCCAGGCGAAGTCGTTCTGGCTGGCGACGGTGCGGCCGGACGGCCTGCCCCACCTCCGGCCTCTGCTCTGCGCCTGGCTCGACGACGCGCTGCACGTCTGTTCGAACCCGTCGGCCCGCAAGGCGAAGAACGTGGACGGCGGCTCGGCCGCTGCCATCGGCACCTCCTGTCCCCGATTCGACGTCGTCGTCGAGGGGCCGGCCGAGCGGGTGACGGACGTTGCCGCGCTCCGGCGGATCGCCGATGCCTTCCGGGACAAGTACAGCTGGCCGGTGGTGGAACGCGACGGAGCGCTCGACGCCGAGTACGCCGCACCGACAGCCGGGGCACCGCCGTTCGCCGCCTACACCGTCACGCCGGTCACCGCGTTCGTCTTTCCGACGGCCGAAGGCCACGCGCCGACCCGGTGGCGTTTCGGCTGA
- a CDS encoding GNAT family N-acetyltransferase: protein MSEPAHVRSALTRATHDQLVYDLTGIERQYHALLDELPDVSVRFAVKACPHPAVLACLARVGAGFDAASPGEIELTLRNGALPDDVHYGNTVKSDADIAAAHLLGITTFATDCVQDVRAIARHAPGAHVFCRVTTTGEGALWALTGKCGSDDAVGVLTEARRLGLVPAGLSIHVGSQQMTASAWRQALDTLVALVTSLAAQGIRLGHVNLGGGLPAHGYLGKDGVPLVPPIGEIFTAIREGMGRLREASGRLRFLVEPGRHLVADHGTIRAHVARLTSRDRRWLYLSCGKFNGLYETDQLRYRLTFPGQAGGAGVPAVVAGPTCDSDDTFGGGPVMVPADLASGDPVWIHSTGAYAIGYTTVGFNGFRPLPVLAVRTEKIRPIDAGDWTTIAELEAAEYAPRGLSESRAVLESRWAKETSFVLDRGERLGGYVLALPYPPYRVPDPGLPETTAFDSANLHLHDIVVSAELRGRGWGARMLRHVTEAAQSLRYTRISLVAVDGATGFWSAQGFHAHPEVALPAGYGPGAVYMARPVTGERDAP from the coding sequence ATGTCTGAACCCGCCCACGTGCGGTCCGCGCTGACCAGAGCCACGCACGACCAGCTCGTCTACGACCTGACCGGCATCGAGCGGCAATACCACGCGCTGCTCGACGAACTGCCGGACGTTTCGGTGCGCTTCGCCGTGAAGGCGTGCCCGCATCCTGCGGTGCTCGCCTGCCTCGCCAGGGTGGGCGCGGGCTTCGACGCGGCGAGTCCCGGCGAGATCGAGCTGACGCTGCGCAACGGGGCGCTTCCGGACGACGTCCACTACGGCAACACCGTGAAGTCCGACGCCGACATCGCCGCCGCGCACTTGCTCGGCATCACCACGTTCGCGACCGACTGCGTCCAGGACGTGCGGGCGATCGCCCGGCACGCCCCCGGCGCTCACGTGTTCTGCCGGGTCACCACGACCGGCGAGGGCGCGCTGTGGGCCCTGACCGGCAAGTGCGGCAGCGACGACGCCGTCGGCGTGCTGACAGAAGCACGGCGCCTCGGGCTGGTCCCGGCCGGGCTGTCGATCCACGTCGGCTCGCAGCAGATGACGGCCTCGGCGTGGCGGCAGGCGCTGGACACCCTGGTCGCCCTCGTGACCTCGCTGGCGGCACAGGGCATCCGGCTGGGCCACGTGAACCTCGGCGGCGGGCTCCCCGCGCACGGCTACCTCGGCAAGGACGGTGTCCCGCTGGTGCCGCCGATCGGAGAGATCTTCACCGCCATCAGGGAAGGCATGGGCCGACTGCGCGAAGCGAGCGGCCGGCTGCGCTTCCTGGTCGAACCGGGGCGGCACCTCGTCGCCGACCACGGGACGATCCGCGCGCACGTCGCCCGGCTCACCTCCCGCGACCGGCGATGGCTCTACCTCAGCTGCGGCAAGTTCAACGGCCTCTACGAGACCGATCAGCTGCGCTACCGCCTGACGTTCCCCGGGCAGGCCGGCGGGGCCGGGGTGCCCGCCGTGGTCGCGGGCCCGACCTGCGACAGCGACGACACGTTCGGCGGCGGCCCCGTCATGGTGCCCGCGGACCTGGCCTCCGGCGATCCGGTGTGGATCCACTCCACCGGTGCCTACGCCATCGGCTACACCACGGTGGGGTTCAACGGATTCCGGCCCCTGCCGGTCTTGGCCGTGCGCACGGAGAAGATCCGGCCGATCGACGCGGGCGACTGGACCACCATCGCCGAACTGGAAGCGGCGGAGTACGCGCCGCGGGGGTTGTCGGAGAGCCGTGCCGTCCTGGAATCCCGTTGGGCCAAGGAAACGTCATTCGTGCTGGACCGGGGCGAACGGCTGGGCGGCTACGTGCTCGCCCTGCCCTACCCGCCGTACCGCGTCCCCGATCCCGGCCTGCCCGAGACCACCGCCTTCGACTCGGCGAACCTGCACCTGCACGACATCGTGGTCAGCGCCGAACTGCGGGGGCGTGGCTGGGGAGCGCGGATGTTGCGGCACGTGACCGAGGCCGCCCAGTCCCTCCGCTACACACGGATCTCGCTGGTCGCCGTCGACGGCGCCACCGGATTCTGGTCGGCACAGGGGTTCCACGCGCATCCCGAGGTGGCGCTGCCCGCCGGCTACGGACCGGGTGCCGTCTACATGGCCCGCCCGGTCACCGGCGAACGCGACGCCCCGTGA
- a CDS encoding SgcJ/EcaC family oxidoreductase — MVRPKTSWGDAAAMLAEAGVEAVPAFYGRFTGDDERAALTVPMRLQDAVTRKDADAFADVFAENGSLVQYDDELKNREEIRAYMKAAFAGPFKDNDVAGRLLRLSFVTEDVAVLAEEAGVLLPGEQKAAPERLFYATWVIHRVAPGRLELLSFHQSPIHS; from the coding sequence ATGGTGAGACCGAAGACTTCCTGGGGTGACGCGGCCGCGATGCTCGCGGAGGCCGGCGTCGAAGCCGTTCCGGCCTTCTACGGCAGGTTCACGGGTGACGACGAGCGCGCCGCGCTCACCGTGCCCATGCGCCTGCAGGACGCGGTGACCCGAAAGGACGCGGACGCGTTCGCCGACGTCTTCGCCGAAAACGGCAGTCTCGTCCAATACGACGACGAGCTCAAGAACCGGGAAGAAATCCGGGCCTACATGAAGGCCGCCTTCGCCGGTCCGTTCAAGGACAACGACGTCGCCGGACGATTGCTGCGGCTCAGCTTCGTCACCGAGGACGTCGCGGTGCTGGCCGAAGAGGCGGGCGTTCTCCTGCCGGGCGAGCAGAAAGCCGCACCGGAGCGCCTGTTCTACGCCACCTGGGTGATCCATCGCGTCGCACCGGGCCGGCTGGAACTCCTTTCGTTCCACCAGAGCCCGATCCACAGCTGA